The Pseudohongiella acticola region GCCGCGCCGACGCAATGAAGTCTTCATGCAAACCCACCATGGCCGGGGCTTGGGTGTCATAAAAATAAAGCTCATGAGCCAGCACACTGTCCACATCATCAATGCTCTGTTGTGCGCTCAAGGCATCAATAATCCAGCGATTGAAGTCAAAGTCTGCGGCCGATGCCTGTAACGCCAGTACCGGCGGCAGATCTTTCTGGGCGTTGATGGTGCGATTGCTGTTGGCTTCACGGTCCAGATGGATGGCCAGACTCGGGACTGTAGCCAGTGGTCGCTGCCAGTCCAGCAATGCAGACCCCAGCGACCCATCAGACCGGCGATATTCCACCCGGCCGGCCAGCGACAGGTCGCGATCAAACCAGGGCGCCAGTAATGCTCCGCCATACACCTCGACGGCAAACTGTAATGCGTTACCGGTTTGCGGGCTGGTCGGCATCACTGCATTGGGTTTGAGCTTGAGACAGGGGCTGTCAGTATGCGCACCGCTCATCCGGAAACCGGATTCAGCAGGATCTCCCGATCCCAGGGTAAAGGCGATAACAGACGATCCATTACGCTGCACAAGATAGCGCCCACCAGGCTTAAGGTGCCATGTATCTTCTTCTTGCAATAACTCAAATCCGGCCGTATGCAAGGTCGACTGCATGGTTGTCACAGCGTGAAACGGTGTTGGTGACTGCTGCAGAAACTGCAGCAGTCCCTGATTAAACGAATGTTTATCCACGATAGTCCTGTACTCGGGAGATTTAGCTGATGTTTGGGGTCAACGCTCGGCTCTTAAGGGTTTACCCTCTTAAAGGATTGGCTCTTAAGGGTTGGCTCTCAAGGGTTGACTTCAAGCAGCTCCACTTCAAATATCAAGGTTGAATGCGGAGGGATCGGGCCTGAACCACCGGGGCCATACGCCAGCTCCGAAGGAATGAACAGGCGCCATTTGTCACCGGGCTGCATCAGTTGCAGACCTTCAGTCCAACCCGGGATAACCTGATTCAGGACAAATTCGGCCGGCTCACCGCGTTCAATGGAGCTGTCAAAAACATCTCCATTAACAAAACTGCCTTCGTAATGTGCCAGCACTGAATCGGTAGGCTGTGGCGAGGGGCCACTCTCCGGGCCGGACTCAAGAACCAGATACTGCAAGCCGGACGCTGTTGTGGTAACACCCTCTTCCTGCGCATTGGTGGCCAGGAACGCTTCGCTTTCCGCCCGCGCTGCTTCCTGCTCCGCCTCAGCGCGATCCATCAACTGCTGCTGAAAACTTGTCAGTGCCTGCATCATCTGGTCTTCGCTCAATTGCGGCTCACCAGCGACAATGTCCCTGAATCCGACAATAAAGGCATCCAGATCGATGTCGTCGGTCAGGCCCTGCATGACCAGCCCCTGTCCGATATTGACACCAATACTGTAGCTGATCTGGGTGCTTTCATCGGTCAGATCAAGCTCCTGAGCCTGCGCAGATCCAGCCAGTGCAGCCAGCGACACCGCCAGGCTCAGGCCCGTGGCACGAATAGTTTTCATAGTATTATCCTGTCTTGGTGGTAAATTCAGTTAACGGGCAGCATACTAAACCGACTGCGAGCCGATTTCCAGTGTACAGATTGCCGGCCAGCCCGTATGCTTTCAGTCCTCAACTACCCATTCAGTCACGGATTACCACGGCCATGGACGTACAAAACGCCTTAATCTCACCTGTCACAGCGACTGCCGCAGAGGCAGCGGGCCAATCCATCCAGACGCCCACCCGAACGGCCACACAACCACACGCAAAATTTCGGGTGCTGGCGCTAATCATGCTGGTATTGTGCGCGCTATTGCTGGCCAACTGCTCGCGTAAGTTCTCGGTCAGCGTTAACCAGAATGTGCTGTACGATCCGCGTCCTGGCCACGCTGTTACTGTCACCGACGCCGGTCTGCAAAGCTGTGTAAATGTCGCCATGCGTGACGGTAGCCTCGACAACGCCGACGATGTGCAGATACTTGCCTGTCCGGCGCTGGAGATTGAATCACTGGGCGGCATAACCCAGTTGCAGAACCTGCGTTATCTGGATCTGGCCGGCAATCAGTTGGAACATCTGGACGAGCTGCGCCGTTTGAACCGATTAAGTTCGGTCAATGCGCCCAACAACGCCCTGACCGATATTTCCGGCCTGCTGTCCATTGCTTCTCTTACCAGCGCCGTACTGACCGGCAACACCGGCATACCCTGCGATCAGCTGGATACACTGGCGCAAAAACTGGGTCAGAACCTGCTCCGCCCCGCCAGCTGTGTTGAATAGCAGGCGCATCAGTCCGGGCAGGGGCAACAATCTGCTGCTTGTCGGAGTCAGGTGGCCGGAATCAAACAGTGGCTGGCGCAGCGCTGGCAGGCACACCACTGTGGAAACGAAATTCATCATCCTCTGATTCGATCAGGTCTTTTTCCACTCTCAGAAAATACTGCACACGAGGCTGGATATCCTCGTCAGTGTATTGCGCTGCCAATGCCAGGTAATCCTTGTAGTGACGTGCCTCAGAGCGCAACAGACTGACATAGAACTTAGCCAGTTTGTCGTCAAGCAACGGTGCCAGGGTGGCAAAGCGTTCGCAGGATCGGGCTTCAACAATGGCGCCGACGATGAGACTGTCGGTCAGCGCTTCTTCGCGCTTGTCAGTGCGCATGTGTTCGCGCAGACCGGCCGCGTACCGCGAAGGACCAATGCGCTGATAACTGATGCCGCGCTCGGCCATCAAACCAACGACCTGTTCAAAGTGCAACAGTTCCTCGCGCGCCAGCTGTGACATTTTGGTCAGCAGATCGGTGTGCGCGACATGACGGTACATCAACCCCATGGCATTGGATGCTGCCTTTTTTTCACAGTTGGCATGATCGATCAATAACAATGGTTGATTCTGCAGTGCCCAGTCGAGCCAGGCAACGGGCGTGGGGCAAAGCAGGAAAGCCTGCAGTTCCCTGCTCAGCTCAGTGGTGTCTTGTCGCTCATTCAGCGCGTTCATCGCCATCATCCTCGTTATCATTTTCCAGGGCGCGCTCCAGTCGCGCCGCATCCTGCTGCTTGGTTGCCCGGGCACCCAGTGCTTTCAGGTGCTCGGTGCGACTGATCAGATTGCCCTTGCCGCTTTGCAGTTTATTCATGGCCGCGTCATAACTACGCTGGCTGGCGTCCAGCTTTCGGCCCAGGTCGTCCATGTCGGCAACAAAACCGACAAATTTGTCGTATAGCGCACCGGCGCGGCGGGCAATGTCCTGAGCATTCCGGCTCTGCTGCTCGTAGCGCCAGATATTCTGTATGGTACGCAAGGTGGCCAGCAGGGTTGACGGCCCCACCAGGACAATATTGCGCTCAAACGCCATATTGAACAGCGCCGGCTCATGCTGCAGCGCCTGCGAGAAAGCCGGTTCAATTGGTACAAACAACAGCACAAAATCCAGCGAATTCACCTGTGGCAGGTTCTGGTACTGTTTCTCACTGAGCTGACGTACATGGTTTTTCATGGACGCGACGTGCTGTCGCAAATATTCTGCCTGCTCGTCAGCATCGTCCGACGAGCAATAACGTTCATAGGCCGTCAATGACACCTTGGCATCGATAATTACCTGTCGGTTGTCCGGCAGATACACCACGACATCCGGCTGGCTGCGTCGGACATTGCCGGCGGCCGTGTGGTCACCCGGCACTGCATCAAGGCTGCGCTGGGTTTCGTATTGCTGACCTTCGATAAGTCCGGAGGCTTCCAGTATCGAGCTGAGAATGAATTCGCCCCAAGTGCCCTGGGTTTTGTTTTCACCTTTCAAGGCGCGAGTGAGATTGAGCGCGTCTTCGCTGATGCGTGCGTTGAGTACTTGCAGATTCCTGATTTCTTTTTCCAGCGAAAACCGTTCTCTGGCTTCCCGGTTATAGCTCTCTTCCACCTTTTTTTCGAAGCGGGTGATTTTATCCTGTAATGGAGACAGGATATCACCCAGGCGCTGGCGGCTGGTTTCGGAGAAGCGGCGGGTTTTTTCGTCCAGGACGTCACTGGCGAGCACACGAAATTGATCGCGTAACTCTTCACGCGCCTGCGTCAGCACTGTCAGTTTTTCCTGGGTCTGGGCTTTTTCCTGTTGCAGCAGGGTTTGCAGTTCCACGATACGGTCGCGGTAGCGCATGCGCAGGGCGAGACCCGTGATCAGCGCCCCCAGCAGCAGTGCTACCGCAGCCATGCCGAGGGCTAGAACCAGCGACACTGATTCTGTCATGGACACCGTCAGATAAGATTATCGTTAATGGTGCGTATCAACAGATCCTGCTGGTACGGCGCAGGCTGTCCGGATGCAGGCTCGGCCTGTACCGTGATGATCTCCCCTGCTTCTTCCACGATGATATCGAAGTTGATCACTTCTTCGTCACCGCCGCGACCAAACAGGCGACCAAAGAAACCAGGCTCGTCTTCATCTTCTGCACCCGAAAACGCGACATTAAAACGCAGCGCATCACGGTCGGAGTCCAGCACCTCAATATTGGCGTTGTTGATGGCCTGGTTCAACTGACTCCACGCACGATCAATGTCCAGGTCCAGCTCCAGCCGCGTGTCTCCGGCGCTTGCCGAGATCACGCGTGCCTTGCCCTGAGCTTCGATACTGCCCGCCAGCATGGAGACTGACGACGCCCGGTACAGGTCGGTACGGTCGGCCAGGTATAAAGAGATGGACGCCAGAATGGTGTTTTCCCGCTCCTGACTATCCGATTCTTCGGGAAACTGCGCGGGCTCATCGGGAGCGCTTTCACCGTTGTCACTGACATGGCGAACATAGATTTCCGAATTGCCTGCATGCAGGCCCGGTTCTACCCACACCTGATACTTATGCCGCAGGTCGGTATCTGGCTGCGGTAACCAGACTGTTTCCAGCACACCTGTTTCAGCGCTCTCCATGCTCAGGGCAATTTCTTCTGTCGACCAGTAATCGCGTAATCGCGGCCATACCTGACCACTGGTAGCACCGATCACGATCCATGCACGTTCGCCGAAGCGCTGCACCACAACCCCTTCACGCACGCGCGCATCAATGGGTTTGGGCGCCGGCGGCACGATGTAAACGTCGCGGTCGCCAGGCGTTATTTCGGGAATGTAATAAAGTTCGTCAATTGTGTAGCTGTCCAGTTCCGGCGGAATCTCCATGGTCGGGGTTATTTCCGCCTGCAGGTACTCACCCTGCCGGTCACGCAACCAGCCATCCTCACCCCCTACGCCAAGCCAGGAGCAGGCACTGACACTGGTCGCCGCAGCCAGCAGGGCCAGGGTACGTAACAATCGGGCTTTATTTAGGGGGGTGCTCACTGACAACATGTATTTTTAACCTGTGACGAATTAATCAAGTCCGGCGTGCCGGATCGCTTCACGGACCGGAATTCGATACGCGCTATTCAAAGGCACCAGGGGCAGACGGATACCGCTCTGGATGTAACCCAGCTCCATCAGGGCCCATTTGACAGGTACCGGGTTTGATTCCAGAAACAGGGCGTTATGCAAACCGGCCAGTCTGGCATTCAATAAACTGGCTTTTTCGCTTTCACCTGCCAGTGCCAGGCGACACATTTCATGCATCTGCGCCGGCGCCACATTGGCAGTGACGGATATATTGCCATTGGCACCCATCAGAATCAGGTCCATGGCAGTAGCATCATCACCGCTGTAAATTGCGATACGTTCGGCACAAAGGCTGATGACATGTTTACCACGATCAAGATCGCCGGTCGCTTCCTTGATACCAACAATATTGGTCAGATCAGCGAGCCGGTCTACCGTCTCAGGCAGCAGGTCACAACCGGTGCGCGAGGGTACATTGTAAAGAATCTGCGGAATATCGACGCTTTCGGCAATGGTTTTAAAGTGCTGGTACAGGCCTTCCTGACTGGGTTTGTTGTAATACGGCGTCACCAGCAGGCACGCATCCGCGCCGTGGTCTTTGGCCGACTGCGTGTAATAGATCGCTTCCCGGGTCGAATTGGAGCCGGTGCCGGCAATGACCGGTATCCGGCCATTGATGGTTTTGACACAACGGGCAACAACCGCGGTGTGCTCGTCCATGTCCAGCGTCGGCGATTCGCCGGTTGTCCCTACCACCACGACCGCATCGGTGCCACTTTCAATATGCCACTCCAGCAACCGGTCGAAAGCCGGGTAATCAATATCGCCATTGGGCAACATGGGTGTAACGATGGCAACAATACTGCCCTGAATCATGCAAACCTCGACTTAAATCCATAGTATTCGACTTGAAACGACAAAAAGCAGCTGCACACACCGTCTCAGGCTGCTGACTCTACCACAGCGCGCGGTCCGGGAAAAACCAGACTGCCACACCGGACACCTGATCAGGGCCCGCCCACGTCCTGATGCGTTGGCCAGGCATTGATGATTGCCTTGATCAGTGTCGCCAGCGGGATGGCAAAAAACACACCTGCCAGCCCCCACAAGCCGCCGAACACCAGGACCGCTGCGATGATGGCAACCGGGTGCAAATTCACGGTTTCAGAAAAGATGATGGGCACCAGAACATTGGCGTCCAGCAGCTGGATGACTGTATACAGCGCCATGATGGTGACAAATTCACTGCCCATGCCCCACTGCGCATAGGAAACAGCGGCTACCGGAACGGCAACAACGGCAACCCCGATAAAGGGAATGATCACCGACAGACCCACCAGAATAGACAACAGCAGGGAGTAATTAATTCCCATCAACATGAATGCGATGTAACTGACAAACCCCAGTATCACGATCTCCAGCGCCTTACCACGTACATAGTTGGCCACCTGCAGATCCATTTCCTGCCAGATTTTGCGCATCAGGGGTCGGTGCCGGGGAAGCAGCCCGGCGACCCAGTTAACCAGTACCACTTTGTCTTTCATCATGAAAAACACCAGCACTGGCACCAGAATGATAAACACCAGCCAGTAGAAGATATTGGGAATACTGGCGATGGAGTAAGACACCACATACTGCCCGAACAGGGCCAGTTCGCCGCGCAGACCCCGGATAAACTCCTGGATCTGCAGCTCTGTCACCAGATTGGGATAACTCTCCGGCAACAATAGCAGTAAGGACTGGCCTTCACTGATCAGACGCGGCAGCTCATTGACCAGCAGCGCGGCCTGACGCCAGGCCTGCGGCAGCAGCAACAGCAGCACAGCAGTAAACGTGCTGATAAACAGCGCATACACAATGACTACAGCCAGCAGATAACTCAGGCCCAGTCGCTGTAGCGTACCAACGAGTCCCTGCAGCAGGTAGGCCAGGATCAGCGCAGCGATCAATGGCGCGATAATAGAGCCGATGGTCAGCAGCACAACAAGCGCCGTCAGCAGTATCAGGGTAAAAATGACGGACTCTTCGTCATGAAAATAGCGATCAAGAAAGCCTCTGAAAAAATTGCGCATGGTTAACTCAGCCCTTCCGGATCCAATAACTGTAAGTATCAGCGTTTTTTTCAAAATCCAGAATCTGGTGGCGACTCTGCTGTACAAAAGCATAAAAGTCGCGTTCAGAACCCGGGTCTGTTGCCACAACCTTCAATACCTGCGCGGGCGCCAGCGCGTTTAGCGCCAACTTGGCTTTTAACAATGGCATCGGGCAATGCAGCCCGGTGACATCCAATTCCTGATCAGCATGTATTTCCATAGCCGATTATTTTATCAAGCAATGGGAAGCCCTGCATAGCACTGTCTTGCTGGCGCGACCGCCTGCCACGAGGAAGGCTGGCCGGGGAATTATTTGTGTTATTATCGGTCTATTGACTCAAGCTTGTCGTCTAACTGAGCAACCGGTTTTATTATGGGTAAATTTCGTCGAATCACCTCTGTAGCAACCAGTATCATGCTGCTTTGCACCTCAGTGCCGGGCCTGGGTCAATCCCAGCTGCCATCACTGGGAGACCGCATTTCCGGTATCTATTCTCTGGACGAAGAATACAAGATGGGGCGAGAGTTCCTGCGCTCGGTGCGCCGCAGCGCCCCCATGATCACCGACCCGTTGCTCAACGACTATCTGGTCAATTTCACCCACGATCTGGCAGTGCACAGTGACCTGCAGGATTACCGGCTGGCCTTTGTCATCATTGACAGCCCGGCGCTCAATGCATTTGCCGCACCCGGCGGCATCATCGGCGTCAACGGTGGTCTGTTTCTGAACTCGCACACGGAAGGCGAATTTGCCTCCGTTATCGCTCACGAGCTGGCACACGTCAGTCAGCGGCATTTTGCCCGCAGCGTGGAAGATGCGCAGCGTCGGCGCATTCCGGAGCTGGCGACACTGCTGGCCAGTGTCGTCCTGATGGGCGCTGGCAGCAGCGCCGGCCCCGCCGCCGTGATGGCAGCACAGGGGCGCGCCATAGAAAACCAGCTGCGCTTCTCCCGGCAGAACGAAGCAGAAGCCGACCGTCTGGGACTGCGCACGCTTTATGGCGCCGGTTACAATCCGGATGACATGGCCAGCCTGTTCGAGCGCCTGGTGGCAATGTCTCGCTACTCATCGCGCCCCCCCGAGTTCCTGCTCAGTCACCCGGTGACTGAATCGCGGGTTGCGGACGCCCGCAGTCGCGCCAATCAGTATCCCGACCGGGCATCTCCCCCGGACCTTGAGTATCAGTTGATGCGTGCCCGCGTTCAGGTACATTACGAGCCCAATAAGAACAATGCCATCACCGATTTTAATCAGCGTTTGCAGGAGAACCTGGACGGCGGTAACACTGACGGGCTGCGTTACGGGCTGGCCATGGCCTACTTTGAGAATAAACAGCATGACCGGGCGCTGGAGTTGATCGAACAGCTACTGGCGAGCGAGCCCAACCGCATTACCTATGTTGCCAGCAAGTCCGAAATTCTGGTTGATGCGGGCCGACCGCAAGAGGCTTTGCCGTTTATTGAGCACCACTTGCGCATTAATCCAGCCAATCACCCACTGACCATGGCCAAAGCCAGCGCTCTGATCGAACAGCGTGATTACGCGGCCGCAGTCAAGGTTCTGGAAGCTCACTCTCAGCGTCGACCAGATGATCACAATCTATGGTACATGATTGCTGAGACCCAGGGTCAGGCCGGCGACATCAGTAAAGTGCATCAGGCCCGGGCTGAATATTTTATTCTGGTCGGCGATTTCCGCAGTGCACGTGAACAGTTGCGCTACGCCCTGCGAATCGAGAACGACCGTGAAGAGAATATTCCGCTGATATCAAGCCTGCGTCAGCGCATCACCGATGTTGAAGCGCTGCAGCGAGAACAGCAAAGCTGATCACGCTCGCCTGATACTGTGCCGGCTCAGGCTTTACCTTTGACCGCGAGCTGACGCTCGCGTGAGAAATCCAGCATGCGCTGCAATGGCACCATGGCTTGTGCGGCGAGGTCACGCTCTACCTGTATCCGGTTGCTGCCATCACGCAGCGATTCATACAGGGCCTGAAGGGAATTCATACCCATCCATGGACAACTGGCACAACTGCGGCAGCTGGCATCATTGCCTGCAGTTGGCGCCACGATCAGTGTCTTGTCTGGCGCCTGTTGCTGCATTTTGTAAAAAATACCCTGGTCGGTCGCGACAATAAAGGTCTTGTCCGGTAGTTCCACGGCCGCGTTTATCAGTTGACTGGTGGAACCAATGACATCAGCCATGGCCAGCACTGACGCTGGTGACTCTGGATGCGCGAGTACCTTTGCGTCCGGATACAGCGTCTTCATATCCATCAGGCCTTTGGCCTTGAACTCTTCGTGCACAATGCAGGCGGCATCCCACAGAATCATGTCGGCGCCGGTTTTGTGCTGAATGTAGTGCCCCAGGTGACGGTCAGGAGCCCACAGGATTTTTTTACCCTGATCCTGCAGGTGCTCAATGACGTCCAGTGCGATGCTGGAGGTGACCACCCAGTCTGCCCGGGCTTTGACAGCAGCCGATGTGTTGGCATAAACCACAACCACACGATCAGGGTGCTGGTCACAGAACGCCGAAAATTCATCGATGGGGCAGGCAATATCCAGCGAGCATGTCGCCTCGGTGGTTGGCATCAGCACGGTTTTGTCCGGGCTCAGAATGGAGGCGGTTTCACCCATGAAGCGCACACCCGCCACCATCAGCACGTCGGCATCGCAGTCACGGCCGAATCGCGCCATTTCCAGTGAATCCGCGACAATACCGTTGGTTTCCTCGGCCAGTGCCTGAATCGCCGGATCGGTATAGTAATGCGCAACCAGCGTTGCCTTGCGCTCTTTGAGCAGGCCCTTGATGGCGTGACGATAGACTTGATCCTGAGCCTGGTCACGCTCCGGCTTTTGCGGAACTGCGGCAATGTATTCACGCACGCGCAAGGTGTCGGCGGCCAGTCGGTTGTCCTGTGCAGATGATTGCGTCATATCGGTGTCATATCGGAGTCATGAAGAATACGGATGATACCATAGCTAACCAGTAGACCTTGTAGCGAGGGGATTTCTTCAGAATCGATATCAATCACAATAATGGTGGGGCGTGATGGATTCGAACCATCGACCAATTGGTTAAAAGCCAACTGCTCTACCGCTGAGCTAACGCCCCCCGAGGGGAAATCTCTCCGGGACCATCGCCCTGCAAAAGAGAGTGCGCATCATACTACGCAACAGAAAAAACTCAAGTATTTTTGTCAAAAAACCGCAATTCTACTGCCCGACAGCTCTGTTGCCGAACATCTCCGGCTACCGCGAGACATAACTGGTAGGGTCCGCAATACCCGCATCATCAAAGCCTTTGCGACGCAAACGACAACTGTCACAGCGACCGCAGGCGCGCCCTTTTGAGTCAGCCTGATAACAGGAGACAGTCAATCCATAATTGACACCGAGTTCGTGCCCCATGGCGATAATCTGGGCTTTGCCAAGGTCTATCAGTGGGGTTTTGATACGGATGGGTCGCCCCTCAACACCAATTCGGGTGGCCAGATTGGCCATCTGTTCGAACGCCAGAATAAACTCGGGGCGGCAGTCAGGGTATCCGGAATAGTCCAGCGCATTGACGCCAATAAAAATCGAATCAGCTTCCAGCACCTCTGCCCACGCCAGCGCATAAGACAGAAAGACGGTATTGCGGGCAGGTACGTAAGTCACCGGAATCTGATCCGGCACGACACCCGACTCAGGCATTGCCACCGAGGCATCGGTCAGCGCCGACCCACCCAATTGACCAATACCCAGCGGGATCACCTGGTGCTGACGCACAGAAAAAGCAGACGCCAGTCGCATGGCCGCATCCAGCTCACTGCTCGCCCGCTGACCATAATTGAAACTCAACGCGTAACAGTCGTAGCCCTCAGCGCGAGCGATGGCCAGACAGGTGGCAGAATCCAGCCCTCCCGACACCAGAATGACTGCTTTTTTTGTATTATTGCCACCGTTATCCGGATTCGACTCTTTCACCACGCTACCTTACTTGAGCTCTGAAAATTTCCCGGGGTTCTACCGCTAAAGCATACCGCGATAATTGCCTGGCGTCAGTGGCCTGGCGCATCACCCCAGATTATTTTGTGCAACTGTACCTGCATCCGCACCGGCAAGCGGTCGGCCAATACCCACGCCGCCAGATCACGATAGGCTAGCTGTTCAAATGACGGAGATAACAGGATCTCCTGCACCCGACTGCCTAGATCATACTGATCTATTTTGGCTTTGCTCCATTCATAATCGCGGCGATCACAAATGACAAATTTGACCTCGTCAACACGCTTCAGTCGTCCGATATTACTTTCCAGATTTCGATCACATTCGCCGGAACCAGGCGTTTTGAGATCCATGACCACCGTCACACGCGGATCCACTTCCGCAATATCCATCGCGCCACTGGTTTCCAGGGAGACTCTAAGGCCCCGATCACAAAGCTCGCGCAAAAGCGCCAGGCAGCCGGGCTGAGCCAGCGGCTCGCCACCGGTAACGGTGATATAACGTGCGCCGGTTGCCTCGACCTGAGCAAGAATGTCAGTCAGCGGCATCACGGTGCCATCGTGAAAGGCATACTCGGTGTCACAATAACCGCAGCGCAGCGGGCAACCCGTCAGGCGCACAAACGTTGTTGGCAGACCCACCGTGCTGCTTTCGCCTTGCAGGGAAAAAAAGATTTCGTTTATACGTAAACTGAGAGGTTTGTTCATGAACTCGACTTGGTGAGATAAGCGACGAACCCGACCAGCAGGTTATTGAAAAACTATCTGCGTTGCAATTGCTGCCTCGAATACGTTTTTCAACAGACTGCTAGTTCAGGGATCTCATGTAGATATCGGCCAGGTTGGCTGCGGATGTATTGGGAAAGCGTGCTCGCACATCCTGCAATAATTGCCGTGCTCGGGCATTGTCACCCAGACGGTGATAGACCGTGCCCAGTGAATACATGGCATCTTCAATTTTTCGACCATCGGGATACTGTTCCAGAATGGTTTCAAAGGCGACCCGTGCCTCGTTAAACATGGACAGATTGACGTATGCCTGTCCCTGCCAGTAATAGGCATTGGTGACAAAACGACCGTCCGGGTATTGCGCCAGGTACTGATCAAATTGCTGAACAGAGCGCTGATAGGCTTCCTGTTGCAGCAATGAATCCAGCGCCAGTTCGTAAAGTTGTTGCTCGGTGAGCATGCCTGTTGCAGCCGGCGTTGACGCATTG contains the following coding sequences:
- a CDS encoding M48 family metalloprotease translates to MGKFRRITSVATSIMLLCTSVPGLGQSQLPSLGDRISGIYSLDEEYKMGREFLRSVRRSAPMITDPLLNDYLVNFTHDLAVHSDLQDYRLAFVIIDSPALNAFAAPGGIIGVNGGLFLNSHTEGEFASVIAHELAHVSQRHFARSVEDAQRRRIPELATLLASVVLMGAGSSAGPAAVMAAQGRAIENQLRFSRQNEAEADRLGLRTLYGAGYNPDDMASLFERLVAMSRYSSRPPEFLLSHPVTESRVADARSRANQYPDRASPPDLEYQLMRARVQVHYEPNKNNAITDFNQRLQENLDGGNTDGLRYGLAMAYFENKQHDRALELIEQLLASEPNRITYVASKSEILVDAGRPQEALPFIEHHLRINPANHPLTMAKASALIEQRDYAAAVKVLEAHSQRRPDDHNLWYMIAETQGQAGDISKVHQARAEYFILVGDFRSAREQLRYALRIENDREENIPLISSLRQRITDVEALQREQQS
- the queE gene encoding 7-carboxy-7-deazaguanine synthase QueE, translating into MNKPLSLRINEIFFSLQGESSTVGLPTTFVRLTGCPLRCGYCDTEYAFHDGTVMPLTDILAQVEATGARYITVTGGEPLAQPGCLALLRELCDRGLRVSLETSGAMDIAEVDPRVTVVMDLKTPGSGECDRNLESNIGRLKRVDEVKFVICDRRDYEWSKAKIDQYDLGSRVQEILLSPSFEQLAYRDLAAWVLADRLPVRMQVQLHKIIWGDAPGH
- the nadA gene encoding quinolinate synthase NadA, yielding MTQSSAQDNRLAADTLRVREYIAAVPQKPERDQAQDQVYRHAIKGLLKERKATLVAHYYTDPAIQALAEETNGIVADSLEMARFGRDCDADVLMVAGVRFMGETASILSPDKTVLMPTTEATCSLDIACPIDEFSAFCDQHPDRVVVVYANTSAAVKARADWVVTSSIALDVIEHLQDQGKKILWAPDRHLGHYIQHKTGADMILWDAACIVHEEFKAKGLMDMKTLYPDAKVLAHPESPASVLAMADVIGSTSQLINAAVELPDKTFIVATDQGIFYKMQQQAPDKTLIVAPTAGNDASCRSCASCPWMGMNSLQALYESLRDGSNRIQVERDLAAQAMVPLQRMLDFSRERQLAVKGKA
- the queC gene encoding 7-cyano-7-deazaguanine synthase QueC, coding for MKESNPDNGGNNTKKAVILVSGGLDSATCLAIARAEGYDCYALSFNYGQRASSELDAAMRLASAFSVRQHQVIPLGIGQLGGSALTDASVAMPESGVVPDQIPVTYVPARNTVFLSYALAWAEVLEADSIFIGVNALDYSGYPDCRPEFILAFEQMANLATRIGVEGRPIRIKTPLIDLGKAQIIAMGHELGVNYGLTVSCYQADSKGRACGRCDSCRLRRKGFDDAGIADPTSYVSR